A window from Megalobrama amblycephala isolate DHTTF-2021 linkage group LG9, ASM1881202v1, whole genome shotgun sequence encodes these proteins:
- the LOC125275938 gene encoding uncharacterized protein LOC125275938 isoform X3: MSRCLNLLLLLCFINYIDEISVKTGEQLKMDVLLINADKVEKNSSGEWTEVWTRGHGVSSDRLTDSNETLTIKEFRATDTGTYRVLDSNNETLITVTVTESGTGSVGGQQGDTEHMYWFWRVGLPVILLVLVGVIVFVVIKKRQRLNRGYSQGHQSPEEPEGL; the protein is encoded by the exons AT GTCCAGATGCTTGAATCTCCTGCTGttgttgtgctttatcaattaTATCG ATGAGATTTCTGTGAAAACAGGAGAGCAGCTGAAGATGGATGTTCTGTTGATCAATGCTGATAAAGTGGAGAAAAACTCCAGTGGAGAGTGGACAGAGGTGTGGACGAGAGGTCACGGGGTCAGCAGTGATCGACTGACCGACAGCAATGAGACTCTGACCATTAAAGAGTTTAGAGCCACTGACACTGGAACATACAGAGTTCTGGACTCTAATAATGAAACTTTGATCACAGTCACAGTCACAG AATCTGGTACAGGATCAGTGGGAGGACAGCAGGGTGACACTGAACATA TGTACTGGTTCTGGCGTGTTGGACTGCCTGTGATTCTGCTGGTTCTGGTGGGTGTGATTGTCTTTGTCGTCATCAAGAAACGCCAGCGTCTCAATAGAGGTTACTCACAGGGCCATCAAAGTCCAGAGGAACCTGAGGGCCTATAA
- the LOC125275938 gene encoding uncharacterized protein LOC125275938 isoform X1 codes for MSRCLNLLLLLCFINYIESSTVGNILIHVTGQNGENATLQCKIGARDIFNVILYRQADPILKCENDKCESENRRVFKTGSCDITIKDLRLSDAGKYILRVHYTDDRRELKYHLEIHDEISVKTGEQLKMDVLLINADKVEKNSSGEWTEVWTRGHGVSSDRLTDSNETLTIKEFRATDTGTYRVLDSNNETLITVTVTESGTGSVGGQQGDTEHMYWFWRVGLPVILLVLVGVIVFVVIKKRQRLNRGYSQGHQSPEEPEGL; via the exons AT GTCCAGATGCTTGAATCTCCTGCTGttgttgtgctttatcaattaTATCG AATCCTCCACTGTAGGAAACATCCTTATACATGTGACAGGGCAAAACGGAGAAAACGCCACCCTGCAATGTAAAATTGGGGCCagagacatttttaatgttattctaTACAGACAGGCAGACCCCATTCTTAAATGTGAGAATGATAAATGTGAGAGTGAAAATAGACGAGTATTTAAaacaggatcatgtgacatcacCATCAAGGATCTGAGACTGAGTGATGCTGGGAAATACATTCTGAGAGTCCATTACACTGATGATCGGAGAGAACTGAAGTACCATCTTGAAATTCATG ATGAGATTTCTGTGAAAACAGGAGAGCAGCTGAAGATGGATGTTCTGTTGATCAATGCTGATAAAGTGGAGAAAAACTCCAGTGGAGAGTGGACAGAGGTGTGGACGAGAGGTCACGGGGTCAGCAGTGATCGACTGACCGACAGCAATGAGACTCTGACCATTAAAGAGTTTAGAGCCACTGACACTGGAACATACAGAGTTCTGGACTCTAATAATGAAACTTTGATCACAGTCACAGTCACAG AATCTGGTACAGGATCAGTGGGAGGACAGCAGGGTGACACTGAACATA TGTACTGGTTCTGGCGTGTTGGACTGCCTGTGATTCTGCTGGTTCTGGTGGGTGTGATTGTCTTTGTCGTCATCAAGAAACGCCAGCGTCTCAATAGAGGTTACTCACAGGGCCATCAAAGTCCAGAGGAACCTGAGGGCCTATAA
- the LOC125275938 gene encoding uncharacterized protein LOC125275938 isoform X2, giving the protein MSRCLNLLLLLCFINYIESSTVGNILIHVTGQNGENATLQCKIGARDIFNVILYRQADPILKCENDKCESENRRVFKTGSCDITIKDLRLSDAGKYILRVHYTDDRRELKYHLEIHDEISVKTGEQLKMDVLLINADKVEKNSSGEWTEVWTRGHGVSSDRLTDSNETLTIKEFRATDTGTYRVLDSNNETLITVTVTVYRIWYRISGRTAG; this is encoded by the exons AT GTCCAGATGCTTGAATCTCCTGCTGttgttgtgctttatcaattaTATCG AATCCTCCACTGTAGGAAACATCCTTATACATGTGACAGGGCAAAACGGAGAAAACGCCACCCTGCAATGTAAAATTGGGGCCagagacatttttaatgttattctaTACAGACAGGCAGACCCCATTCTTAAATGTGAGAATGATAAATGTGAGAGTGAAAATAGACGAGTATTTAAaacaggatcatgtgacatcacCATCAAGGATCTGAGACTGAGTGATGCTGGGAAATACATTCTGAGAGTCCATTACACTGATGATCGGAGAGAACTGAAGTACCATCTTGAAATTCATG ATGAGATTTCTGTGAAAACAGGAGAGCAGCTGAAGATGGATGTTCTGTTGATCAATGCTGATAAAGTGGAGAAAAACTCCAGTGGAGAGTGGACAGAGGTGTGGACGAGAGGTCACGGGGTCAGCAGTGATCGACTGACCGACAGCAATGAGACTCTGACCATTAAAGAGTTTAGAGCCACTGACACTGGAACATACAGAGTTCTGGACTCTAATAATGAAACTTTGATCACAGTCACAGTCACAG TCTACAGAATCTGGTACAGGATCAGTGGGAGGACAGCAGGGTGA